In Deefgea piscis, the genomic window GATGGCCATTTGGCGTACTTTTGCTAAAAAAATAACGCGGCGTCGATTGGCTTCAGCCTGCATCTCTTGTAGGGATGATTGAGCCCAAACCGTGCTCGGTAATGTGGTGAGTAAAGCTAAAAAAGTGCGGCGCTGCATAAACCCTTCGAGCGATTCAAGATCGATAACAAAACTAAATACACTTGATTTTAACGCGTTGAGCACGCCAAAAGTGCGGTTTGCCAGATCAATTTGCAGCGTGCACAGGCCGGCCAACGCATGCCGCCTTTTGTCCTCTCGCTCTCGCCGTCGCGCCAGCGAATTAATAAAGCAAATACCACAAACGCGGCTGGTAAACCAAGCGTCAACAGACCCTAGCAATAAAGAGGTAGTTTGCATTATTTACGATGTTATTTTTACAGATAATGCTTAGCATTTGTTTGTGCGTTGTAAGTTTTATTGTTTTTATTTTGGTTTTTTTCTTACTTGTTTCTTTTGTTTGTGCTTTAAATGCGGCGTAGCGATCACCATTGGTCTAGCTAAATTACATCGTGCGCTTGAAATGAAAGGAAATGCGAGCTACTGATGAGTCTGGGCATCATTCGCTAGCTGACGAAAATCAAATCGAAAAAGGGGAGAAAAATGGCAAAAGCGGGACTATTGCAACGGTGGGAGCCTGAAAATCCAGTTTTTTGGCAATCAGAAGGCCAATCAATCGCTAAGCGTAATCTTTGGATTTCTATTCCATGCTTGACCTTGGGTTTTATTATCTCGGTGTTATGGAGCATGGTCACACTTGATCTGCCCAACGCGGGATTTACCTTTACCAAAGAACAACTCTTTTTATTGACCGCTTTGCCGCAATTATCCGGCGCCACACTGCGTATTTTTTATTCATTTATGCCGTCCTTAGTCGGAGGGCGCAAATGGACCACGATTTCAACGGGCTTGCTGCTGGTTCCGGCCTTATGGCTTGGTTTTGCTGTTCAAGATCCGACTACTTCTTATCCTGTCATGCTCACGATTGCCTTGCTGTGTGGTTTAGGTAGCGGCAATTTCGCCAGCTCGATGGCCAATATTGCGTATTTTTTTCCAACGGCACAAAAAGGCTCAGCCAATGGCTTGAATGCCGGTTTTGGTAATTTGGGCGTGTCTCTGGCGCAATTATTAATTCCTTTGGCGGTGACTTTGCCTTTGATGGGCGTTTTTGGCGGCGAAGCGCAAACCTACTTAAAAGACGGGGTGTCGCATCAATTGTGGCTTCAAAATGCCGGGTTTATGTGGGTGCCTTTGATTGCGATTGCGACGATAGCCGCATGGTTTGGTATGAATGATATTGCTGATGCTCGCGCTTCATTTGCAGAGCAGGCGGTGATTTTTAAACGGCAACATAATTGGATTATGTGCGTTTTGTATTTAGGCACCTTTGGTAGCTTTATTGGTTTTGCGGGTGCTTTTGCATTGTTGACCAAGACAATGTTTCCTGAGATTAGCGTTAAAACCTATGCATTTTTAGGTCCTTTAATTGGCGCTTTAATTCGTCCTGTTGGCGGCGCGATTTCCGATAAATTAGGTGGCGCTAAAGTGACTGCAGCAGTGTTTTTCGGCATGGTGATTGCTGTTCTAGGGGTGCTGTATTTCTTGCCAACACACGATGCGGCTGGGCAATTGGTCGGTGGTAGTTGGACTGGTTTTTTTGCGATGTTCTTGTGTTTGTTTACGTTGACCGGCATCGGCAATGGCTCAACTTACAAAATGATTCCAACTATTTTTGCCACGGTATGCCGACGTGAAGCGCAAGGCAAAGGCGATGCGGCTATTGAGCAATCTAGATTAGATGGCTTAAAAGAATCTGCGGCAGCGGCTGGTTTTATTAGTGCGATTGGCGCTTATGGCGGTTTTTTTATTCCGCAAAGCTTTGGGCTTTCGATGAAAAACACCGGTGGCCCCGAAGTCGCACTGTATTGTTTTATCGTGTTTTATGCGCTGTGCTTGTCCATTACTTGGTTTTTCTATGCACGAAAAAATGCGCCGTTACCCTGTTAATTCGCTCTATTGATCAAAAGGCAAGCTGTTAACGGTTGCCGAGAATTAAGGTGTTTAGCTCAAGCGAAAGCACCTATCACATACTGACAGCTGCATGTTGGAGGGTCCATGAGTAATTTTTTAGATCGTTTAAAATTCTTAAGTCGTACTCGAGAAACTTTTGCTGATGGCTATGGCGCAGTCGTTGTTGAAGATCGTCAATGGGAGGACGCTTATCGTGCCCGTTGGCAGCAAGACAAGGTCGTGCGCTCTACTCATGGGGTGAATTGCACGGGTTCCTGTAGCTGGCGAGTATATGTAAAAAATGGCTTGATTACGTGGGAGCTGCAACAAACCGATTACCCACGTACTCGCCCAGACCTACCCAACCATGAGCCTCGAGGCTGTCCACGTGGTGCTTCATATTCTTGGTATGTGTATTCAGCTCAGCGCCTGAAATATCCGATGATTCGCGGCCGGTTGGTCAGTATGTGGCGTGAAGCACGTAAAACCATGTCGCCCATCGCGGCTTGGGAATACATAAGCCAAAACCCTGAGCGAGCCAAAGCGTATAAATCAATCCGTGGTTTAGGTGGTTTTGTTCGCGCATCTTGGGATGAGGCAACTGAAATTATCGCCGCATCACAAACTTATACCATTAAAGAATTTGGCCCGGATCGGGTGGTCGGCTTTTCGCCGATTCCAGCTATGTCGATGGTGTCGTATGCCGCAGGTAGTCGTTACTTGAGTTTGATCGGTGGTGTCTGTTTATCTTTTTATGATTGGTATTGTGATCTACCTCCAGCCAGCCCGCAGGTGTGGGGCGAGCAAACTGATGTGCCAGAGTCGGCCGATTGGTATAACTCGACCTATTTAATGGTATGGGGCTCTAACGTGCCAATGACCCGCACGCCGGATGCGCATTTTTATACCGAGGTGCGCTACAAAGGGACTAAAACGGTTGCTGTTTCAAGTGATTTTGGTGAAATGGCCAAATTTGGCGATATTTGGTTAGCCCCTAAGCAAGGTACTGATGCCGCCCTCGCAATGGCGATGGGGCATGTGATTTTGAATGAATTTCACAAAACAGGTAAGAGTGCATACTTTAAATCTTACGGCAAGCAATATACCGACTTCCCAATGCTGGTGATGCTTAAAGATCATGGTCAAGGATTGGTCGGTGATCATTATCTTCGGGCGTCGCACTTGTCTGAGCATGAAAGTAGCAATAATCCAGATTGGAAAACGCTACTGATTGATGAAAACACCGGTCAGATTGTCATTCCAAATGGCGCAATTGGTTTGCGTTGGGGCGAGACAGGAGATCAAATTGGCAAATGGAATCTCGAGTTAAAAGCTACATCAGGCCAAGAGATTGATCCATTGCTCTCGCTGAAAGATAAAGCCGATGAAATCGTTAGCGTTGGTTTCCCATATTTTGGCAGCGAGCATGGCGAAGTTTTGCAAAGGAATGTGCCGGTTAAACGTGTCACTTTAAAAAACGGTAGCAGTGTTTTAGTGGCAACGGTGTATGACTTAATGCTGGCCAATTACGGGGTGGATAATGGCCATGGCGGTGAAAATGTCGCTATCTCTTACAATATGGATATTCCATATACGCCCAAATGGCAGGAAAAACATACCGGTGTTAAGGCCATTGATGTAGAAATTGTAGCGCGTGAATTTGCCGATAATGCCGATAAAACCCAAGGCAAGAGTATGGTGATTGTCGGTGCCGCGCTCAATCACTGGTATCACATGGATATGACGTATCGCGGCATTATCAATTTATTGATGATGTGTGGTTGCATCGGTCAAAGTGGTGGTGGCTGGGCACATTATGTTGGGCAAGAAAAACTACGCCCACAACAAGGCTGGGCGCCACTGGCGTTTGCAGCGGATTGGTCTCGTCCACCTCGGCAAATGAATGGCACGAGTTTCTTTTATGCGCATACCAGCCAATGGCGGCATGAAAAACTGGCGGTTGATGAAATCGTGAGCCCCACAACGACTAAATCTGCGTTTGATGGGATGTCGTTGATTGACTTTAATGCTAAATCTGAACGTATGGGTTGGCTGCCTTCTGCGCCGCAATTAGAAACCAATCCTTTTGAAGTCACTCGCGCAGCCCAAGAGGTAGGGCAAGATCCGGTGGCTTATGCCGTGGAAAATATGAAGTCTGGCGCATTAAAAATGTCGTGTGATGACCCAGATAATCCACGTAATTTCCCCCGTAATATGATGGTTTGGCGCTCGAATATTTTGGGCTCATCCGGTAAGGGGCATGAATATTTTCTTAAGTACTTATTGGGTACACAAAACGCTTTATTCGATGATGAAGCGACAGGAATTAAACCATCTGAAGTCAAAATTCGACCTGCAGTGGAAGGCAAACTCGATTTATTGACGGTGCTTGATTTTAGAATGAGCACGACGTGTTTATACGCCGATATCGTGCTGCCAACGGCAACATGGTATGAAAAAGACGATATGAATACGTCAGATATGCATCCCTTTATTCATCCACTTTCAGAGGCGGTGCAGCCGCTTTGGCAGGCAAAAAGTGACTGGGAAATATACAAATTACTCGCCAAACGCTTTACCGAAATGGCAGGGCCTGAGCTGGGAATACAAAAAGATTTGGTGCTTACTCCGCTGATGCACGATACCCCGAGTGAATTGGGGCAGGCATTTGCACCTAAAGATTGGAAGCATGGGGAGTGCGATTTAATCCCGGGTAAAACCGCACCACAAATGACGGTGGTTGAGCGCGATTACTCCCGAATTTATGAAAAATTCACGACGATTGGCCCCTTATTAAGCAAATTAGGCAATGGCGGTAAGGGTATTGCTTGGCAAACAGGAACAGAAGTTGAGCAACTTTTGCAGCTTAATGGCAAAGCCGAGAATGGGCAGCCCAAATTAGAAACTGCCATCGATGCCGCTGAGATGATCTTGAGCCTAGCGCCCGAAACCAATGGCCATGTTGCTGTAAAAGCTTGGGCTGCATTAGGCAAAATTACTGGGCGAGATCACACTCATTTGGCTGTGCCGCGTGAGCACGATGCGATTCGTTTCCGTGATATTCAGGCGCAACCGCGAAAAATCATTTCAAGTCCAACATGGTCAGGGATTGAATCCGAAGAAGTCAGCTACAACGCAGGTTACACCAATGTGCATGAGTTAATCCCATGGCGCACGCTGACCGGCCGGCAGCAATTTTATCAAGATCATCGTTGGATGATTGATTTTGGTGAAGGGTTTGCGGTGTATAAGCCGGCGATTGATTTAAAAACGACTGCGGGTATTTTGGGTAAAAAACCCAATGGCGAAACTGAAATTACGCTTAATTTCATCACGCCACACCAAAAATGGGGGATTCATTCATCGTATTCCGATAATTTGCGGATGCTCACATTAAGTCGTGGTGGCCCGCATATTTGGTTGTCCGAAGGCGATGCCAAGCGCGCGGGGATTGTTGATAACGATTGGCTCGAAGTCTTTAACGTTAACGGCACATTAACCGCAAGAGCTGTCGTTAGCCAACGCGTGCCAGATGGCATGACGATGATGTATCACGCGCAAGAAAAAATCATCAATGTGCCTGGCGCTGAAATGTCGGGCAAGCGTGGTGGTATTCATAATTCGGTGACGCGGGTGGTGATGAAACCAACGCATATGATTGGTGGCTATGCTCAATTGGCGTATGGCTTTAATTACTACGGCACCGTGGGGAGTAATCGCGATGAATTTGTGATTATTCGTAAAATGAAAAATGTTGATTGGTTAGAACAACCACTCAATAAAGTTGAGGCGTGAGGAGATCGTTATGAAAATTCGTGCTCAAGTAGCGATGGTCCTTAACCTTGACAAATGCATTGGTTGCCATACCTGTTCGATCACTTGCAAGAACGTGTGGACTAGCCGTGATGGTGTCGAGTATGCCTGGTTTAACAATGTAGAAACTAAGCCTGGGATTGGTTACCCCAAAGAATGGGAAAACCAAAGTAAATGGAAGGGTGGCTGGCAGCGCAATGCCAAGGGGCAGCTTGAACCTCGGCAAGGGGGAAAGTTACGGATTTTAGCCAATATTTTTGCCAATCCGAACTTGCCAGAAATTGATGATTATTACGAACCATTTACTTACGATTATGAGCATTTGCAAAATGCGCCAGAGATGCAAACGCCGCCAACGGCTCGCCCGATTTCGGTGTTAACTGGCAAAAAAATGGACAAAATCGAATGGGGTCCGAATTGGGAAGATGATTTGGGGGGTGAGTTTGCCAAACGCAGTAAAGATCAATTGTTTAAAGATATCGAAAAAGAAATGTATTCGACATTTGAAAACACTTTCATCATGTATTTACCGCGCTTGTGTGAGCATTGCTTAAACCCGGCTTGTGTCGCCTCATGTCCATCGGGTTCTATTTATAAACGCGAAGACGATGGCATTGTTTTGGTTGACCAAGATAAATGCCGTGGTTGGCGGATGTGTATTTCGGGTTGCCCTTATAAGAAAATTTATTACAACTGGGATTCAGGTAAAGCGGAGAAATGTACGTTTTGCTACCCTCGGATTGAAAGCGGCCAGCCAACAGTCTGCTCTGAGTCATGTGTTGGTCGGATTCGATATTTAGGTGTTTTGCTTTACGACGCCGATCAAATTGAAGCGGCTGCGAGCGTTGCTAATGAGCAAGATTTGTATGAAGCACAGCTTAAAATCTTCCTCGACCCTAATTTACCTTCGGTGATTGAAGAAGCGCGCAAGCAAGGTATTTCTGATTCGTGGCTCGACGCAGCCAAACGATCGCCAGTGTATAAAATGGCGGTTGAGTGGAAGGTGGCATTTCCATTGCATCCGGAATATCGCACTTTGCCGATGGTATGGTATATCCCGCCATTATCGCCGATTCAAGCGGCAGCTGAGCGTGGCGTTTTGGGTCGCAATGGTATTTTGCCCGATGTGAAAGAGTTGCGAATTCCGGTGAAGTATTTGGCCAATTTACTCACTGCGGGTGACGAAAAACCAGTGTTATCTGCGCTGGATAAAATGCTCGCGATGCGCGCTTATATGCGTAGTAAAACCGTGGATAAAGTCGACAATCTCGAGGTGCTAAAACAAGTTGGGCTAACGCAAGCGCAAGTTGATGACATGTACCAAATCATGGCCATTGCCAATTATGAGGATCGCTTTGTGATTCCATCGAGTCACAAAGAAGTCGTTGAAGATAGCTTTAATGAAAAAGGCAGTTGTGGCTTTACTTTTGGTAATGGCTGCTCGACGGGCGTCTCTTCAGGGACTTTGTTTGGTAAGAAAAAAGAGGGGTCGATAATTTTTGTCGAGATGCCAAAATCACGCAAAAAATCAATTCAAGAAGAATAGGGGGTATCTATGCGAAGCTATCAAATACTATCGGCTTTACTGCAATACCCCGAAAGCGCCTTGCTAGAGGCTTTGCCTGAGATTCATGCAGAGCTACAGCATTGCTCGACTGAGGTCCGCACTTCGCTTACACCGCTTTTGGCTTATTTAGCGCAGCACGACTTGATTGAGCTGCAAGAAAATTATGTTGCAACGTTTGACCGTAATCGAACCTGTAGTTTGCATTTATTTGAGCATGTGTACGGAGAAAGCCGAGAGCGGGGTCCGGCAATGGTGAGCTTGATGCAGGAATATACCAATCACAATTTTTTGGTGGTTGCTGATGAACTGCCTGACTTTTTACCTATGTTTCTCGAGTTTCTGGGGCAAACGGATGAAGCGACTGCCGCTGAATTTTTGGGCGAATCGATTCATGTGATCGCACGGATTGGTGACAAACTTAGCGAAGGGGAGAGCCCCTATCACTGCGTGTTTACAGCTTTACGCAGTCTAACGGATGTTGAACCTTTGCCACTAGCCGAGCCCCCTGTGCGTGATATGGATGAAGTTATGGAGCAGTTTGGTAGTGGGGTGGATGGTATTGAGCCACTGCTCAGCCCGAGTTTGAGTCATCAGGCAACAACGCAAACGATTCAGTTTTATCCACGTACGGCTGCCCCCGTTGGCGCCTCGCAAGGAGTTTGAAGATGGACTACCTTCAATATTTTATTTTTGGTATTTATCCTTATATCGCGCTGACTATTTTTTTATTG contains:
- the narJ gene encoding nitrate reductase molybdenum cofactor assembly chaperone, producing the protein MRSYQILSALLQYPESALLEALPEIHAELQHCSTEVRTSLTPLLAYLAQHDLIELQENYVATFDRNRTCSLHLFEHVYGESRERGPAMVSLMQEYTNHNFLVVADELPDFLPMFLEFLGQTDEATAAEFLGESIHVIARIGDKLSEGESPYHCVFTALRSLTDVEPLPLAEPPVRDMDEVMEQFGSGVDGIEPLLSPSLSHQATTQTIQFYPRTAAPVGASQGV
- the narH gene encoding nitrate reductase subunit beta produces the protein MKIRAQVAMVLNLDKCIGCHTCSITCKNVWTSRDGVEYAWFNNVETKPGIGYPKEWENQSKWKGGWQRNAKGQLEPRQGGKLRILANIFANPNLPEIDDYYEPFTYDYEHLQNAPEMQTPPTARPISVLTGKKMDKIEWGPNWEDDLGGEFAKRSKDQLFKDIEKEMYSTFENTFIMYLPRLCEHCLNPACVASCPSGSIYKREDDGIVLVDQDKCRGWRMCISGCPYKKIYYNWDSGKAEKCTFCYPRIESGQPTVCSESCVGRIRYLGVLLYDADQIEAAASVANEQDLYEAQLKIFLDPNLPSVIEEARKQGISDSWLDAAKRSPVYKMAVEWKVAFPLHPEYRTLPMVWYIPPLSPIQAAAERGVLGRNGILPDVKELRIPVKYLANLLTAGDEKPVLSALDKMLAMRAYMRSKTVDKVDNLEVLKQVGLTQAQVDDMYQIMAIANYEDRFVIPSSHKEVVEDSFNEKGSCGFTFGNGCSTGVSSGTLFGKKKEGSIIFVEMPKSRKKSIQEE
- a CDS encoding MFS transporter, translated to MAKAGLLQRWEPENPVFWQSEGQSIAKRNLWISIPCLTLGFIISVLWSMVTLDLPNAGFTFTKEQLFLLTALPQLSGATLRIFYSFMPSLVGGRKWTTISTGLLLVPALWLGFAVQDPTTSYPVMLTIALLCGLGSGNFASSMANIAYFFPTAQKGSANGLNAGFGNLGVSLAQLLIPLAVTLPLMGVFGGEAQTYLKDGVSHQLWLQNAGFMWVPLIAIATIAAWFGMNDIADARASFAEQAVIFKRQHNWIMCVLYLGTFGSFIGFAGAFALLTKTMFPEISVKTYAFLGPLIGALIRPVGGAISDKLGGAKVTAAVFFGMVIAVLGVLYFLPTHDAAGQLVGGSWTGFFAMFLCLFTLTGIGNGSTYKMIPTIFATVCRREAQGKGDAAIEQSRLDGLKESAAAAGFISAIGAYGGFFIPQSFGLSMKNTGGPEVALYCFIVFYALCLSITWFFYARKNAPLPC
- a CDS encoding nitrate reductase subunit alpha is translated as MSNFLDRLKFLSRTRETFADGYGAVVVEDRQWEDAYRARWQQDKVVRSTHGVNCTGSCSWRVYVKNGLITWELQQTDYPRTRPDLPNHEPRGCPRGASYSWYVYSAQRLKYPMIRGRLVSMWREARKTMSPIAAWEYISQNPERAKAYKSIRGLGGFVRASWDEATEIIAASQTYTIKEFGPDRVVGFSPIPAMSMVSYAAGSRYLSLIGGVCLSFYDWYCDLPPASPQVWGEQTDVPESADWYNSTYLMVWGSNVPMTRTPDAHFYTEVRYKGTKTVAVSSDFGEMAKFGDIWLAPKQGTDAALAMAMGHVILNEFHKTGKSAYFKSYGKQYTDFPMLVMLKDHGQGLVGDHYLRASHLSEHESSNNPDWKTLLIDENTGQIVIPNGAIGLRWGETGDQIGKWNLELKATSGQEIDPLLSLKDKADEIVSVGFPYFGSEHGEVLQRNVPVKRVTLKNGSSVLVATVYDLMLANYGVDNGHGGENVAISYNMDIPYTPKWQEKHTGVKAIDVEIVAREFADNADKTQGKSMVIVGAALNHWYHMDMTYRGIINLLMMCGCIGQSGGGWAHYVGQEKLRPQQGWAPLAFAADWSRPPRQMNGTSFFYAHTSQWRHEKLAVDEIVSPTTTKSAFDGMSLIDFNAKSERMGWLPSAPQLETNPFEVTRAAQEVGQDPVAYAVENMKSGALKMSCDDPDNPRNFPRNMMVWRSNILGSSGKGHEYFLKYLLGTQNALFDDEATGIKPSEVKIRPAVEGKLDLLTVLDFRMSTTCLYADIVLPTATWYEKDDMNTSDMHPFIHPLSEAVQPLWQAKSDWEIYKLLAKRFTEMAGPELGIQKDLVLTPLMHDTPSELGQAFAPKDWKHGECDLIPGKTAPQMTVVERDYSRIYEKFTTIGPLLSKLGNGGKGIAWQTGTEVEQLLQLNGKAENGQPKLETAIDAAEMILSLAPETNGHVAVKAWAALGKITGRDHTHLAVPREHDAIRFRDIQAQPRKIISSPTWSGIESEEVSYNAGYTNVHELIPWRTLTGRQQFYQDHRWMIDFGEGFAVYKPAIDLKTTAGILGKKPNGETEITLNFITPHQKWGIHSSYSDNLRMLTLSRGGPHIWLSEGDAKRAGIVDNDWLEVFNVNGTLTARAVVSQRVPDGMTMMYHAQEKIINVPGAEMSGKRGGIHNSVTRVVMKPTHMIGGYAQLAYGFNYYGTVGSNRDEFVIIRKMKNVDWLEQPLNKVEA